From the Clostridium putrefaciens genome, one window contains:
- a CDS encoding ECF transporter S component: protein MENRTTLSKTRQLTVVGMLSAICIVLGATGYGFIQLPIAKITIMHIPVIIGAIVEGPKVGMLIGFIFGGFSLIQNIVAPNMLSFAFINPLVSILPRVLIGLTSYYSYKLIKVKNESLSIGIGAAVGSLTNTVGVLFMIYVLYVDKYAEGKGLTIAKATKTIFGIAYTNGILEAIAAVLITVSVVGAVNKIIKDKRYTK, encoded by the coding sequence ATGGAAAATAGAACAACACTATCAAAAACAAGACAACTTACAGTGGTAGGAATGCTATCAGCAATATGTATTGTATTAGGTGCTACAGGATATGGATTTATCCAGCTTCCTATAGCAAAAATAACTATAATGCATATACCTGTAATAATTGGTGCCATAGTAGAAGGACCTAAGGTTGGAATGCTTATAGGATTCATATTTGGGGGGTTTAGTCTTATACAAAACATAGTTGCTCCCAATATGTTATCTTTTGCATTTATAAATCCTTTGGTGTCTATATTACCAAGGGTATTAATTGGTTTAACATCTTATTATAGTTATAAACTAATTAAGGTGAAAAATGAGTCTTTGAGTATAGGTATAGGAGCTGCGGTAGGGTCTTTAACAAATACAGTAGGAGTTTTATTTATGATATATGTACTGTATGTGGACAAGTATGCAGAGGGAAAAGGTCTTACTATTGCAAAGGCAACAAAAACTATTTTTGGGATAGCATATACTAACGGTATTTTAGAAGCCATAGCTGCAGTATTAATAACTGTTTCAGTGGTAGGAGCTGTAAATAAGATAATAAAAGATAAAAGGTATACTAAATAA
- a CDS encoding spore coat protein: protein MQDKEMVNDILSMVNSSLTGYASVISQTENQQLRQTIQQIRNCDEEGQYNLFKVASQKGFYKPAAQANSEEIQEVKSQFNG, encoded by the coding sequence ATGCAAGATAAAGAAATGGTTAATGATATTTTATCTATGGTAAATAGTAGCCTTACAGGATATGCAAGTGTTATAAGTCAAACAGAAAATCAGCAATTAAGGCAAACTATTCAGCAAATACGAAATTGTGATGAGGAAGGTCAATATAACTTATTTAAAGTTGCATCCCAAAAAGGGTTTTATAAGCCAGCAGCACAGGCAAATTCTGAAGAGATACAAGAAGTTAAATCTCAGTTTAATGGTTAA
- the mnmA gene encoding tRNA 2-thiouridine(34) synthase MnmA — translation MKDPKDTKVIVGMSGGVDSSVAALLLKEQGYNVVGIFMKNWDEKDANGACTATEDYEDVRRVCDQLEIPYYTVNFVKEYWDRVFTYFLEEYKKGRTPNPDVMCNKEIKFKAFLDMALKLDADYIAMGHYANVVFKDGEYKLLRGADTNKDQTYFLCKLNQYQLSKSLFPIGHLEKPKLREIAKSANLETANKKDSTGVCFIGERDFNKFLSEFLPARSGEIKTLSGEVKGNHNGLMYYTLGQRKGLGIGGEGTAWFVAEKDLKTNTLYVAQGEDNPLLYSYGLIATDLSFISNNPKPKRFKCTAKFRYRQPDQNVTVTIMEDDTCFVEFEDKQKAITPGQEVVFYDDLECLGGATIDKYFKSLDSMNKFKQYNLSSDS, via the coding sequence ATGAAAGATCCTAAAGATACAAAGGTAATTGTTGGAATGTCCGGCGGTGTAGATTCTTCTGTAGCCGCATTATTGCTTAAAGAGCAGGGGTATAATGTGGTGGGTATATTTATGAAGAATTGGGATGAAAAAGATGCTAATGGCGCCTGCACAGCCACTGAAGATTATGAGGATGTTAGAAGAGTTTGTGATCAACTAGAAATCCCATATTATACGGTAAACTTCGTTAAAGAATATTGGGATAGAGTTTTTACCTACTTTTTAGAAGAATATAAAAAAGGAAGAACTCCAAATCCTGATGTAATGTGCAATAAAGAAATAAAATTTAAAGCCTTTTTAGATATGGCTTTAAAATTAGATGCTGATTATATAGCTATGGGTCACTATGCAAATGTAGTGTTTAAAGATGGAGAATACAAACTTTTAAGAGGTGCAGATACTAATAAAGACCAAACTTATTTTTTATGCAAACTAAATCAATATCAGCTTTCTAAATCATTATTTCCAATAGGTCATTTAGAAAAACCCAAACTAAGAGAAATAGCAAAAAGTGCAAATCTTGAAACTGCTAATAAAAAAGATAGCACTGGCGTTTGTTTTATAGGAGAAAGAGATTTCAATAAATTTTTAAGTGAGTTTCTACCTGCAAGATCCGGTGAAATAAAAACTTTATCCGGAGAGGTCAAGGGGAATCATAATGGACTTATGTACTACACCTTAGGTCAAAGAAAAGGACTTGGAATAGGTGGTGAAGGGACTGCTTGGTTTGTAGCTGAAAAGGATCTTAAAACCAATACACTTTACGTAGCTCAAGGTGAGGATAACCCGCTTTTATATTCTTACGGGCTTATAGCTACGGATTTAAGTTTTATAAGCAATAATCCTAAGCCTAAAAGATTTAAATGTACTGCTAAATTTAGATATAGACAGCCAGACCAAAATGTTACAGTAACTATTATGGAAGATGATACATGTTTTGTGGAATTTGAAGATAAACAAAAGGCTATAACTCCAGGACAAGAGGTAGTTTTTTATGATGACTTAGAATGTCTTGGTGGAGCTACTATAGACAAATATTTTAAAAGTTTAGATAGCATGAACAAATTTAAACAATATAACTTATCAAGTGATTCTTAG
- the clpB gene encoding ATP-dependent chaperone ClpB — protein MNIEKLTLRVQQSLNDSNALAVSYNHQQIDIIHLFAALVQQEDGLIPNILEKMGINLKSLNDNIDSELDRLPKVLGSGAAANSVYPTRGIEEVFIAAEKIANNFKDSYVSVEHVMLSIMDIDFNGLTGKIMKGNGIVKKDFMNELAKTRGNQRVDTVDPEGTYDALKKYGVNLVELARNHKLDPVIGRDEEIRRTIRILSRRTKNNPVLIGEPGVGKTAIVEGLAERIVRGDIPETLKDKIIFSLDMGALIAGAKYRGEFEERLKAVLKEVQRSNGKIILFIDELHNIVGAGKVEGSMDAGNLIKPLLARGELHCIGATTFDEYRKYIEKDKALERRFQPVIIGEPSVEDTISILRGLKERFEIHHGVRIHDSALIASVKLSDRYITDRFLPDKAIDIMDEAGAMIRMEIDSLPTELDIIRRRIFQLEIELEILSKEKDSFSKERLMNLEKELSELKEKDKAMTAKYDKEKSHILEVRDLKTELDDVRGQIEKYEREYDLNKVAELKYGRLPQIEMKIEEKEKLIKDNYEGALLKEEVTEEEISNIVSKWTGIPVSRLLEGERNKLLRLEDELKLRVIDQEEPIKAVVNAVIRARAGLKSPNKPIGSFIFLGPTGVGKTELAKTLARTLFDSEENIIRIDMSEYMEKFSVSRLIGSPPGYVGYEEGGQLTEAVRRKPYSVILFDEIEKANEDVFNIFLQILDDGRLTDNKGNIIDFKNTIIIMTSNIGSQHLLQNSKEDYIESDIKDAVLKEMKDRFKPEFLNRMDDIILFKPLSKEGIIKIIDIFLKDLDYRLEEKNIKLNITKEVKILIAKEGYDPIYGARPLKRYIENALETKIARKIISGEIKEGNNIKVIMEDGEITIKENINKSI, from the coding sequence ATGAATATAGAAAAATTAACATTAAGAGTACAACAATCACTGAATGATTCTAATGCTTTGGCTGTAAGTTATAATCATCAACAAATTGATATAATACATCTCTTTGCAGCTCTTGTACAACAAGAAGATGGACTTATTCCAAATATCTTAGAAAAGATGGGGATAAATTTAAAATCATTAAATGATAATATAGACAGTGAATTAGATAGACTTCCAAAGGTTTTAGGAAGTGGCGCTGCTGCTAATTCTGTATATCCTACAAGAGGTATAGAAGAAGTATTTATTGCAGCAGAAAAAATAGCCAACAATTTTAAAGATTCTTATGTTAGTGTTGAACATGTTATGTTATCAATAATGGATATAGATTTTAATGGACTTACAGGAAAGATAATGAAAGGTAATGGGATAGTTAAAAAGGATTTTATGAATGAATTAGCTAAAACTAGAGGAAATCAAAGGGTGGATACTGTAGACCCAGAAGGGACATATGATGCTCTAAAAAAATATGGTGTGAATCTTGTAGAGCTTGCGAGAAATCATAAGTTAGATCCTGTTATAGGAAGAGATGAAGAAATAAGAAGAACTATTAGAATATTATCTAGAAGGACTAAAAACAATCCTGTATTAATAGGTGAACCTGGAGTTGGTAAAACAGCTATAGTTGAAGGTCTTGCAGAAAGAATTGTAAGAGGAGATATTCCAGAAACTCTTAAAGATAAGATAATATTTTCATTAGATATGGGAGCTTTAATTGCAGGAGCTAAATATAGAGGAGAATTTGAAGAAAGATTAAAAGCAGTATTGAAAGAAGTTCAAAGAAGTAATGGAAAAATAATTTTATTTATTGATGAACTTCATAATATAGTAGGAGCAGGTAAGGTAGAGGGCTCTATGGATGCGGGTAATCTTATAAAACCTCTGTTAGCTAGGGGGGAGCTTCATTGCATAGGTGCTACTACTTTTGACGAATATAGGAAGTATATTGAAAAAGACAAAGCTTTAGAAAGAAGATTTCAACCTGTAATAATAGGAGAGCCATCTGTAGAAGATACTATATCTATATTAAGGGGATTAAAAGAAAGATTTGAAATACATCATGGGGTAAGAATTCATGATTCAGCTTTAATAGCTTCAGTTAAATTATCCGATAGATATATAACAGATAGATTCTTGCCAGATAAGGCCATAGATATTATGGATGAAGCAGGTGCAATGATAAGAATGGAAATAGATAGTTTGCCTACAGAACTTGATATTATTAGAAGAAGGATATTCCAACTAGAAATTGAACTTGAAATCTTAAGTAAAGAAAAAGATAGCTTTTCTAAAGAAAGATTAATGAATTTAGAAAAGGAACTTAGTGAATTAAAAGAAAAGGATAAGGCTATGACAGCTAAGTATGATAAAGAAAAGTCTCATATCTTAGAAGTTAGAGATTTAAAAACTGAGCTTGACGATGTTAGGGGTCAAATTGAAAAGTACGAGAGAGAATATGATTTAAATAAGGTAGCAGAATTAAAGTATGGCAGGCTTCCACAAATAGAAATGAAGATTGAAGAAAAAGAAAAGTTAATTAAAGATAACTACGAAGGGGCACTGTTAAAAGAGGAGGTAACGGAGGAGGAAATATCTAACATAGTATCAAAGTGGACGGGTATTCCTGTTTCAAGACTTTTAGAAGGGGAAAGAAATAAACTTTTAAGACTTGAAGATGAACTAAAATTAAGAGTTATAGATCAAGAAGAACCTATAAAGGCTGTAGTAAATGCTGTTATTAGAGCTAGGGCAGGACTTAAAAGTCCAAACAAACCAATTGGATCTTTTATATTTTTAGGTCCTACAGGAGTTGGGAAGACAGAACTTGCTAAAACCTTAGCCAGAACATTATTTGATAGCGAGGAAAATATTATAAGAATAGATATGTCAGAATACATGGAGAAGTTTTCAGTATCTCGACTTATAGGTTCACCTCCAGGTTATGTAGGTTACGAAGAGGGTGGTCAATTAACAGAAGCTGTTAGGAGAAAACCATACAGTGTTATACTTTTTGATGAGATAGAAAAAGCTAATGAAGATGTATTTAATATATTTCTTCAAATTTTAGATGATGGAAGGTTGACTGATAATAAAGGCAATATTATAGATTTTAAAAATACAATTATAATTATGACATCTAATATAGGAAGTCAACATTTACTTCAAAATAGTAAAGAAGATTATATAGAAAGTGATATAAAAGATGCGGTATTGAAGGAAATGAAAGATAGATTTAAACCAGAATTTCTTAATAGAATGGATGACATAATTTTATTTAAACCATTATCTAAAGAAGGAATAATAAAAATTATAGATATATTTTTGAAGGATTTAGATTATAGATTAGAAGAAAAAAATATAAAATTAAATATAACAAAAGAAGTAAAGATTCTTATAGCGAAGGAAGGCTATGATCCTATCTATGGTGCAAGACCACTTAAAAGATACATCGAAAACGCTTTAGAAACAAAAATAGCTAGAAAAATTATTTCCGGAGAAATAAAAGAAGGTAATAATATAAAGGTGATAATGGAAGATGGAGAAATAACAATTAAAGAAAATATTAATAAATCAATATAA
- a CDS encoding helix-turn-helix domain-containing protein gives MEILSTGEKIKRARIYKGATLKDICEDEVSVSKMSCIENGKVAPERWIVKYIAKKLDLDVDYLMKSTDEQIKHNIELLKGSTFNDEVEEKLQYNLDYSLKCKYYNLGFEIVHILFDGYLKVGKFENIQIINSKYYDLCQKSDPYNNRLVYYKDMARYLFMNKEYLQAATYYNSVKKYLFESEMKDYEMLSTVIYNEAACYMMIEDYDKAYEVVSMVIDILDNVKGDTRNAEIYHLLAILSLKMEKENFEQYEEESYKYFKEDNTGKANAMLNYAIPMFENGYKDKATQYIKNGLNIYPKHDKKELVGCMLRCIEVLVENSILDEAQLISNEALNLAITCDEIKHIQKSYYFKSVILQKLGHYDKADMYMNLSTDALFKYANNQERYERYMEMGNMYHKIGDISEAIKYFTLAIGLKKRI, from the coding sequence ATGGAAATATTATCTACAGGAGAAAAGATTAAAAGAGCTAGAATATATAAAGGGGCTACATTAAAAGATATATGTGAAGATGAAGTATCAGTATCCAAAATGAGTTGTATAGAAAATGGGAAGGTTGCACCAGAAAGATGGATTGTAAAGTATATAGCAAAAAAGCTTGATTTAGATGTGGACTATCTTATGAAAAGCACTGATGAACAAATAAAACATAATATAGAATTATTAAAAGGTAGCACATTTAATGATGAGGTAGAGGAGAAACTCCAATATAATTTAGATTATTCTCTAAAATGCAAATATTATAACCTAGGATTTGAAATAGTACATATCTTATTTGATGGATACTTAAAGGTTGGTAAGTTCGAAAATATCCAGATTATAAATAGTAAGTATTACGATCTTTGTCAAAAATCAGATCCTTATAATAATAGACTTGTTTATTATAAGGATATGGCAAGATATTTATTTATGAATAAAGAATACCTACAAGCAGCCACATACTATAACTCTGTAAAAAAGTATTTATTTGAAAGTGAAATGAAAGATTACGAAATGTTATCAACGGTTATATATAATGAAGCCGCATGCTATATGATGATAGAAGATTATGATAAAGCCTATGAGGTTGTTTCAATGGTTATAGATATCTTAGATAATGTAAAAGGTGATACTAGAAATGCAGAAATTTATCATTTATTAGCTATATTATCCTTAAAGATGGAAAAAGAAAATTTTGAACAGTATGAAGAGGAATCTTATAAGTATTTTAAAGAGGATAATACAGGAAAAGCTAATGCTATGTTAAACTATGCGATTCCGATGTTTGAAAATGGTTATAAGGATAAAGCCACACAATATATAAAAAATGGATTAAATATATATCCAAAACATGACAAAAAGGAATTGGTAGGATGTATGCTAAGATGCATAGAAGTATTAGTAGAAAATAGTATATTAGATGAAGCGCAACTAATTTCTAATGAAGCCTTAAACTTAGCTATAACTTGTGATGAAATAAAACATATACAAAAGTCATATTATTTTAAATCTGTGATATTACAAAAACTAGGACATTATGATAAAGCAGATATGTATATGAACCTCTCTACAGATGCATTGTTTAAATATGCAAATAATCAAGAGCGATATGAAAGATATATGGAAATGGGAAATATGTATCATAAAATAGGAGATATAAGTGAAGCTATAAAATATTTCACATTAGCAATAGGCCTTAAAAAGAGGATATGA
- a CDS encoding helix-turn-helix transcriptional regulator has translation MEILSLGEKIKRRRKELNMTLKDLAKDRITPGQISLVESGKSNPSMDLLEYLAYALETSIDYLMESEESQAEKICLFFENMAESNILNEDLNSAIGYIEKALYYGERYNLEYRKAKNLYLRAIIHKSHNEYGLAQQFFLSSNVIFIKSNSYEEIVKTFLNLGKVTFDAKAYYSASSYLKQAEKTFLENNMGDDALIGEIYYYIANTFYKLESLNDAISYTYLAKEKFSKLDDKKSYANSLLLLADQYNKKGDVDNAIKYSVKTLDIFRELKDSFQISQIENNLGKLFYEFENIEQSFEHFNKAKDMRLRNEDPKIVETLINICENYIKIKDKEKCMEALRDISSKIEDGDNDALIKYYLLKYRVEMLLENSSEAENTLIMALNFAKNMQLYKEAAEISIILGNYYIENKDDKGAAKYLNEGVSMFKKLGVIKNI, from the coding sequence ATGGAGATTTTATCCTTAGGTGAAAAGATTAAAAGGCGGAGAAAAGAACTAAATATGACATTAAAAGACTTAGCCAAAGACCGGATAACCCCAGGGCAAATAAGTCTGGTAGAGTCAGGAAAATCTAATCCTAGTATGGACCTATTAGAATATTTAGCCTATGCCCTTGAAACTTCTATAGATTATCTTATGGAATCTGAGGAAAGTCAAGCAGAAAAGATATGTTTGTTTTTTGAGAATATGGCAGAATCTAATATACTTAATGAGGATTTAAATAGTGCTATTGGATATATAGAAAAGGCTTTATATTATGGAGAAAGATATAATTTAGAATATAGAAAGGCAAAAAATCTATATCTAAGAGCTATTATCCATAAATCTCACAATGAATATGGACTCGCACAACAGTTTTTCCTATCATCAAATGTTATATTCATAAAAAGTAATAGCTATGAAGAGATTGTAAAAACCTTTTTAAATTTAGGAAAGGTTACATTTGATGCAAAGGCTTATTATTCTGCTAGTAGTTATTTAAAGCAAGCAGAAAAAACATTTTTAGAAAATAATATGGGAGACGATGCCTTAATAGGTGAGATATATTATTACATCGCAAATACCTTTTATAAATTAGAAAGTTTAAATGATGCAATAAGCTACACTTATCTTGCAAAAGAAAAGTTTAGTAAGTTAGATGATAAAAAAAGTTATGCAAACTCACTCCTTTTGTTAGCAGACCAATATAATAAAAAGGGAGACGTAGATAATGCTATAAAATATTCTGTTAAAACTTTAGATATATTTAGAGAGTTAAAAGACTCATTTCAAATATCTCAGATTGAAAATAATTTGGGTAAACTATTTTATGAGTTTGAAAATATTGAGCAATCATTTGAGCATTTTAATAAGGCTAAGGACATGCGTTTAAGAAATGAAGATCCTAAAATAGTAGAGACTCTTATAAATATTTGTGAAAATTACATAAAGATAAAAGATAAAGAAAAATGTATGGAAGCATTAAGAGATATATCATCGAAGATAGAAGATGGTGATAACGATGCTTTAATAAAATATTATCTTTTAAAATATAGAGTCGAAATGTTACTCGAAAACAGTTCAGAGGCAGAAAATACATTAATAATGGCTTTGAATTTTGCAAAAAATATGCAACTTTATAAAGAAGCTGCAGAAATATCAATAATTTTAGGGAATTATTATATAGAAAATAAAGATGATAAGGGTGCAGCAAAATATCTTAATGAAGGAGTATCAATGTTTAAAAAACTAGGAGTAATTAAAAATATTTAG
- a CDS encoding viroplasmin family protein — protein sequence MGKKFYAIKEGYDGVKGEKITNKIVNSWNECLSYVKGVKSAKYKSFESLVEAEKFLKSHSKLFKKGIDEYPKDIPQIYVDGSFNTVTGVYGYGLVVIIEDEIVYVEKGSGIEDSEKCSRQIAGELKAAMRGVEYAIKEGYKNILIFHDYEGISHHATGYWERKGKSSQDYYNFMNHSMEENRLEVIFVKVDSHTLDLYNELADELAKSAAGVEIKNIFNKLLKKQEVKVTDEKIIEYIGDIVSEASKENIKISKFVSENYRKESKNKNIGLETINIIEEKDEILYAIKKIKSLSLKDTNKYLESLDNKLKDDIIINILK from the coding sequence ATGGGAAAGAAGTTTTATGCAATAAAAGAAGGATATGACGGTGTAAAAGGTGAAAAAATAACCAATAAGATAGTTAATAGTTGGAACGAGTGTTTAAGTTATGTAAAAGGTGTAAAGAGCGCTAAATATAAAAGTTTTGAATCTTTGGTGGAAGCAGAAAAGTTTTTAAAAAGTCATAGCAAACTTTTTAAGAAAGGTATAGATGAGTATCCAAAAGATATTCCCCAAATATATGTAGATGGAAGCTTTAACACAGTAACTGGCGTTTATGGATATGGGCTTGTGGTTATAATAGAAGATGAAATAGTATATGTTGAAAAAGGAAGCGGTATAGAAGATAGCGAAAAGTGTTCAAGGCAAATAGCAGGTGAACTCAAAGCTGCTATGAGGGGCGTTGAATATGCCATAAAAGAAGGCTATAAGAATATACTTATATTTCATGATTATGAAGGAATAAGCCACCATGCTACAGGGTACTGGGAAAGAAAAGGGAAATCATCACAAGATTATTATAATTTTATGAATCATTCTATGGAGGAAAATAGGTTAGAAGTAATATTTGTCAAAGTAGATAGTCATACCTTAGATTTATATAATGAGCTAGCAGATGAACTTGCAAAGTCTGCTGCAGGGGTAGAAATAAAAAATATATTCAATAAATTACTTAAAAAACAAGAAGTAAAAGTAACAGATGAAAAGATAATTGAATATATCGGAGATATAGTAAGTGAGGCTTCTAAAGAAAATATAAAGATTTCTAAATTTGTTAGTGAAAATTATAGAAAAGAAAGTAAAAATAAAAACATAGGATTAGAAACAATAAACATTATAGAGGAAAAAGACGAAATATTATATGCTATAAAAAAAATAAAAAGTCTTTCACTTAAAGATACTAATAAATACTTGGAATCATTGGATAATAAGTTAAAAGATGATATTATAATTAATATTTTAAAATAA
- a CDS encoding YkvA family protein — MLVSNLKVKLSEEDLIGIIDGYLNIEGLKIKSILINEFIEVIGSYKKVIDIPFKLTLAFGSFYNNNINLKLTSLKVYKIGVISPLKKYTLKKVVEDLKQRGVYVKEDNVTLNLNILLKAVPYVTFKLDYIELLKSYVEVSVSTLEISLNKSVESLKISEVIEDEMIYENIENLEKVKDYYSITRQSVKQSLPERYSEATEWAMIMPDVLSLIYRIFKDKRVKMKTKIALGTSIAYLALPFDIIPDRIPFIGKIDEFAVAFFALNRVVNDVPLPIILENWEGKNNIIIVFKEAVTYINKFSGGTNVDKLYNAILKFS, encoded by the coding sequence GTGCTAGTTTCGAATTTGAAGGTTAAACTATCAGAAGAGGATTTAATTGGAATTATAGATGGATATTTAAATATAGAAGGTCTTAAAATTAAATCTATTTTAATAAATGAATTTATAGAAGTAATAGGTTCATATAAAAAGGTTATAGATATTCCATTTAAACTTACCCTAGCATTTGGAAGTTTTTATAACAATAATATAAATTTAAAACTCACGTCGCTTAAGGTATATAAGATAGGGGTTATATCACCACTTAAAAAATATACCTTAAAAAAGGTTGTAGAAGATTTAAAACAAAGAGGCGTATACGTTAAAGAAGATAATGTTACATTAAATTTAAACATATTATTAAAAGCAGTGCCTTATGTAACATTTAAACTAGATTATATAGAATTATTAAAATCTTATGTGGAAGTTTCAGTTTCAACTTTAGAAATTTCATTAAATAAAAGTGTAGAATCTTTAAAGATTTCAGAGGTTATAGAAGATGAAATGATCTATGAAAATATTGAGAATTTAGAGAAGGTTAAAGATTATTATTCTATAACTAGGCAAAGTGTTAAGCAAAGTCTGCCAGAAAGATACAGTGAAGCCACTGAATGGGCAATGATTATGCCAGATGTTTTATCTTTAATTTATAGAATATTTAAAGATAAAAGGGTTAAAATGAAGACTAAGATAGCACTAGGAACATCTATTGCTTATTTAGCTCTACCTTTTGATATCATTCCAGATAGAATACCTTTCATAGGGAAGATTGATGAATTTGCAGTAGCATTTTTTGCGCTAAATAGAGTTGTAAATGATGTACCACTTCCTATTATATTAGAAAACTGGGAAGGTAAAAACAATATAATTATAGTATTTAAAGAAGCTGTAACCTACATAAATAAATTTAGTGGTGGAACAAACGTTGATAAGTTATATAATGCTATTTTAAAATTTTCATAA
- a CDS encoding rhomboid family intramembrane serine protease, whose amino-acid sequence MRKEYIDNIISSLIKEYGFSLEENNTAEDNCKNLLAIKYENENAFVVTFSTKEDFASKNFLALEYMKKKGIKSLSLNNIIIDKFTNDYLNILENQNYNFIILDSENGGLIGSSDQIKNFAGLISKLAQKDKDVKTKKRPLKKSINEYKATYTLIGINILIFIVSAYLSKSIFDIDIKVLLLLGAKNNKLINAGQYYRLFMAMFLHGGLLHLGLNMYALRTTGEIVENFYGRKKFLIIYFLSGITSSLASYVFSQSTSVGASGAIFGLLGACLIFAYKMKEKIGKEFLRNILSVIVVNILIGVTIPNIDNFGHLGGLVGGIIISFILFKE is encoded by the coding sequence ATGAGAAAAGAGTATATTGATAATATTATTTCATCTTTAATAAAAGAGTATGGATTCAGTTTAGAAGAGAATAATACAGCAGAGGATAATTGTAAAAATCTTTTAGCTATAAAGTATGAAAATGAAAATGCCTTTGTAGTTACATTTTCTACTAAAGAAGACTTTGCAAGTAAAAACTTCTTAGCACTAGAATATATGAAGAAAAAAGGCATTAAGTCATTAAGTCTTAACAATATAATAATAGATAAATTTACAAATGATTATTTAAATATACTAGAAAATCAAAATTATAATTTTATAATATTAGATTCAGAAAATGGTGGATTGATTGGGAGTAGTGATCAGATAAAAAACTTTGCAGGATTAATTTCAAAGCTTGCTCAAAAGGACAAAGATGTTAAAACTAAAAAAAGGCCCCTTAAAAAGTCAATAAATGAATATAAAGCTACCTACACACTTATAGGGATAAATATACTTATATTTATAGTGTCAGCTTATTTATCTAAGAGTATATTTGATATAGACATAAAGGTATTGTTACTTTTAGGTGCTAAAAATAATAAATTAATAAATGCGGGTCAGTATTACAGATTATTTATGGCTATGTTTTTACACGGAGGTTTGTTACATTTAGGATTAAATATGTATGCCCTTAGAACTACAGGCGAAATAGTAGAGAACTTTTATGGGAGAAAGAAATTTTTGATTATATATTTTCTTTCAGGAATTACCTCATCATTAGCTTCTTATGTATTTTCACAAAGTACATCAGTAGGTGCTTCAGGTGCAATATTTGGACTTTTAGGAGCTTGCCTTATTTTTGCATACAAAATGAAAGAAAAAATAGGAAAAGAATTTTTAAGGAACATATTATCAGTTATAGTTGTTAATATATTAATAGGTGTTACCATACCTAATATAGATAACTTTGGTCACTTAGGAGGACTTGTAGGAGGTATTATAATTTCTTTTATATTATTTAAAGAATAA